In Cystobacter ferrugineus, the following are encoded in one genomic region:
- a CDS encoding DNA-methyltransferase: MSHYRLAHGDAVEWLRTLPAASVDLVITDPAYESLEKHRAVGTTTRLKRGKGSTNAWFPIFPNARFPELFQGLWRVMKRDSHFYLFCDAETMFIARPLAEAAGFRFWKPLVWDKQHIGMGYHYRARYEFILFFEKGRRRLSDLGVADVLSLPRIHRGYPTEKPAGLSEVLIRQSSEPGDVVVDPFMGSGSVGVAAARLGRDFLGTDICVEARVLTEARLRAEGARPQERAEPPRFMLQSG; the protein is encoded by the coding sequence ATGTCCCACTACCGCCTCGCGCATGGTGACGCCGTCGAATGGCTCCGGACCCTCCCGGCGGCCTCGGTCGATCTCGTCATCACGGATCCCGCCTACGAGTCCCTGGAGAAGCACCGCGCGGTGGGCACCACGACGCGCCTCAAGCGGGGCAAGGGCTCGACCAACGCCTGGTTCCCCATCTTCCCGAACGCGCGCTTCCCGGAGCTGTTCCAGGGGTTGTGGCGGGTGATGAAGCGCGACTCGCACTTCTATCTCTTCTGTGACGCGGAGACGATGTTCATCGCCCGGCCGCTCGCGGAGGCCGCGGGCTTCCGGTTCTGGAAGCCGCTCGTGTGGGACAAGCAGCACATCGGAATGGGCTACCACTACCGGGCCCGCTACGAGTTCATCCTCTTCTTCGAGAAGGGCCGGCGGCGCCTGAGCGACCTGGGCGTGGCGGACGTGCTGAGCCTGCCGCGCATCCACCGGGGCTACCCGACGGAGAAGCCCGCCGGCCTGAGCGAGGTGCTCATCCGCCAGAGCAGCGAGCCCGGGGACGTGGTGGTGGATCCCTTCATGGGCTCGGGCTCGGTGGGCGTGGCGGCGGCGCGGCTCGGCCGGGACTTCCTGGGCACGGACATCTGTGTCGAGGCCCGGGTGCTCACCGAGGCGCGCCTGCGCGCGGAAGGAGCGCGGCCCCAGGAGCGCGCCGAGCCCCCGCGGTTCATGCTCCAGAGCGGCTGA
- a CDS encoding GTP cyclohydrolase II, whose amino-acid sequence MPDKKASNHIRLTSHPDSDTQVLPIRWGDPDPLRRGPVIATLTEPAHRNAVGTHSGSYAIYRAIAVAAGQLTQDHRADLTNTAPAAQVGPHKSWGDPQRIVSMDPWGAVAPQVFQSYRQQGMDIRPSIAITRAHINMPELRDAITAGRLKPDGKILCANGDVTVVKAAIEPVWYLPGIAKRFGLTEAALRRGLFEQTGGMFPELITRSDLDVFLPPIGGQTLYFFGEMDTIPNPDIPLAVRVHDECNGSDVFGSDICTCRPYLTHGIEVCIQTAQEGGAGVIAYSRKEGRALGEVTKFLVYNARKRQEGGDSAATYFHRTECVAGVQDMRFQELMPDSLHWLGITRIHRFVSMSDMKHDAIVNSGIEILERVPIPEELIPADAKVEMEAKKAAGYFTNGKVASEAELQEVKGRALDA is encoded by the coding sequence ATGCCCGACAAGAAGGCCAGCAACCACATTCGTCTGACGTCCCACCCCGACAGCGACACGCAGGTCCTTCCCATCCGTTGGGGCGATCCGGATCCCCTGCGCCGGGGCCCCGTCATCGCCACGCTCACCGAGCCCGCGCACCGCAACGCCGTCGGCACGCACTCGGGCTCGTACGCCATCTACCGCGCCATCGCCGTGGCCGCGGGCCAGCTCACGCAGGACCACCGCGCGGACCTCACCAACACGGCGCCCGCCGCGCAGGTGGGCCCCCACAAGTCCTGGGGAGACCCCCAGCGCATCGTGTCCATGGATCCGTGGGGCGCCGTGGCGCCGCAGGTCTTCCAGAGCTACCGCCAGCAGGGCATGGACATCCGGCCCTCCATCGCCATCACCCGCGCGCACATCAACATGCCGGAGCTGCGCGACGCCATCACCGCGGGCCGCCTCAAGCCGGATGGGAAGATCCTCTGCGCCAATGGCGACGTGACCGTGGTGAAGGCGGCCATCGAGCCGGTGTGGTACCTGCCGGGAATCGCCAAACGCTTCGGGCTGACCGAGGCGGCGCTGCGCCGCGGCCTCTTCGAGCAGACGGGCGGCATGTTCCCCGAGCTCATCACCCGCTCGGACCTGGACGTGTTCCTGCCGCCCATCGGCGGCCAGACGCTCTACTTCTTCGGGGAGATGGACACCATTCCCAACCCCGACATCCCGCTCGCGGTGCGCGTGCACGACGAGTGCAACGGCTCGGACGTGTTCGGCAGCGACATCTGCACCTGCCGGCCCTACCTCACGCACGGAATCGAAGTCTGCATCCAGACGGCGCAGGAGGGCGGCGCGGGCGTCATCGCCTACTCGCGCAAGGAGGGCCGCGCGCTCGGCGAGGTGACGAAGTTCCTCGTGTACAACGCGCGCAAGCGCCAGGAGGGCGGCGACTCGGCCGCCACCTACTTCCACCGCACCGAGTGCGTGGCGGGCGTGCAGGACATGCGCTTCCAGGAGCTGATGCCGGACTCGCTGCACTGGCTGGGCATCACCCGCATCCACCGCTTCGTGTCCATGAGCGACATGAAGCACGACGCCATCGTCAACTCGGGCATCGAAATCCTCGAGCGCGTGCCCATTCCCGAGGAGCTCATCCCCGCGGACGCCAAGGTGGAGATGGAGGCGAAGAAGGCCGCCGGCTATTTCACCAACGGCAAGGTGGCCTCCGAGGCGGAACTGCAAGAGGTGAAGGGCAGGGCGCTCGATGCCTGA
- a CDS encoding response regulator, translated as MRIPDPLASEVTPSRTGRPLAVLMLEDSVLDAELIHARLEEGGLKAHVVRVDTQEAFTAALGRERFDVILCDYNVPGFGGTDALATARQACPGTPFLFVSGALGEDRAIELLKSGATDYVLKDRLERLVPSVERALREAQGAIERERAEVALRQSEERYRLATLATSDAVWDWDLLTHVVQWNDTVETLFGYSKEEIRQDLFWWENAIHPEDRERVKRGIETAVQSGARRWQEQFRFRRKDGRYTHVVDRGHVSHDASGRPVRMVGVMQDISAQKEVEAVLSSQARLGQLMADVGLALTRGSHRRDMLGRCVEALVRYLNAAFARVWLLEEAAELLVPEASAGTSAPPEELFGQVPLGSPLLPGRLARTHTPLVFTSPGEGAREAELEWVVREGLGGLAGHPLRVGNKTLGVVVVVAREPFTQSCLDTLQHVADSIALGLERLRAEEDAVRLFAGEKAARTAAEEASRLKDEFLATVSHELRTPLTAMLGWVRLLRMGSLSEDKRERALETVERNARAQAQLIEDLLDVSRIMVGKLKLDVVPVELSSVVAQALEAVRPAAAAKNIQVYLALDASCRVMGDAQRLQQVAWNLLANAVKFTPQSGQVRVEMTRRGALVHLTVTDTGEGISPDFLPHVFERFRQADGSTTRRFGGLGLGLSIVRHLVEMHGGTVAVASDGVGRGAIFTVDLPEASPARRANTPLPGEARREGARASEACPPELIGLHVLVMEEDTDIRELLRTWLESCQARVSAAASAREALEALARLSPDVLLSDLGGPGGEGEALIRWVRALPVEAGGGIPAAALTAFARTEDRTRVLRAGFNSHVPKPVDPLELFAVLASLSGRGGRGGAR; from the coding sequence ATGCGCATCCCGGACCCGCTGGCCTCCGAGGTGACTCCTTCCAGGACGGGGCGCCCGCTCGCCGTGCTGATGCTGGAGGACAGCGTGCTGGACGCCGAGCTCATCCACGCGCGCCTGGAGGAAGGGGGCCTGAAGGCCCACGTGGTGCGGGTGGACACCCAGGAAGCGTTCACCGCCGCGCTCGGCCGTGAGCGCTTCGATGTCATCCTCTGCGACTACAACGTCCCGGGCTTTGGCGGCACCGACGCGCTCGCCACGGCGCGCCAGGCCTGCCCCGGCACGCCCTTCCTCTTCGTCTCGGGCGCACTGGGTGAGGACCGGGCCATCGAGTTGCTCAAGAGCGGCGCCACGGACTACGTCCTCAAGGACCGGCTCGAGCGTCTGGTGCCCAGCGTCGAGCGCGCCCTGCGCGAGGCTCAGGGCGCCATCGAGCGCGAGCGCGCCGAGGTGGCGCTGCGTCAGTCCGAGGAGCGCTACCGCCTGGCCACCCTGGCCACCTCGGATGCCGTCTGGGATTGGGATCTGCTCACCCACGTGGTGCAGTGGAACGACACCGTGGAGACGCTCTTCGGCTACTCGAAGGAGGAGATCCGCCAGGACCTCTTCTGGTGGGAAAACGCCATCCATCCCGAGGATCGCGAGCGCGTGAAGCGGGGCATCGAGACCGCCGTCCAATCGGGGGCCCGGCGCTGGCAGGAGCAGTTCCGCTTCCGCCGCAAGGATGGCCGCTACACCCACGTGGTGGACCGGGGCCATGTCTCCCATGATGCCTCGGGCCGGCCGGTGCGCATGGTGGGCGTGATGCAGGACATCTCCGCGCAGAAGGAGGTGGAGGCGGTGCTGTCGAGCCAGGCCCGGCTCGGTCAGTTGATGGCGGACGTGGGGCTGGCGCTCACCCGGGGCTCGCACCGGCGGGACATGCTGGGGCGGTGTGTCGAGGCCCTGGTGCGCTACCTGAACGCGGCGTTCGCCCGGGTGTGGTTGCTCGAGGAGGCCGCGGAGCTGCTCGTGCCCGAGGCCAGCGCGGGCACGTCCGCTCCGCCAGAGGAGCTGTTCGGCCAGGTGCCGCTCGGCTCGCCGCTGCTGCCAGGCCGTCTGGCCCGGACGCATACCCCCCTCGTGTTCACCTCCCCGGGGGAGGGCGCGCGGGAGGCGGAGCTGGAGTGGGTGGTGCGCGAGGGCCTGGGAGGCCTGGCGGGCCATCCGCTGCGCGTGGGGAACAAGACGTTGGGCGTGGTGGTGGTGGTGGCGCGCGAGCCCTTCACCCAGAGCTGCCTCGACACCCTCCAGCACGTCGCGGACAGCATCGCCCTGGGGCTGGAGCGGCTGCGCGCGGAGGAGGACGCCGTGCGCCTGTTCGCCGGGGAGAAGGCCGCGCGCACCGCCGCCGAGGAGGCCAGCCGCCTCAAGGATGAATTCCTCGCCACCGTGAGCCATGAGCTGCGCACGCCGCTGACCGCCATGCTCGGCTGGGTGCGCCTGCTGCGCATGGGGAGCCTGTCCGAGGACAAGCGCGAGCGCGCCCTGGAGACCGTGGAGCGCAACGCGCGCGCCCAGGCCCAGCTCATCGAGGACCTGCTCGATGTGAGCCGCATCATGGTGGGCAAGCTCAAGCTGGACGTGGTGCCGGTGGAGCTGTCGTCCGTGGTGGCCCAGGCGCTCGAGGCGGTGCGCCCCGCCGCGGCTGCGAAGAACATCCAGGTATACCTCGCGCTCGACGCCTCGTGCCGGGTGATGGGCGACGCGCAGCGGCTGCAACAGGTGGCGTGGAACCTGCTCGCCAACGCGGTGAAGTTCACGCCCCAGTCGGGCCAGGTGCGGGTGGAGATGACCCGGCGCGGCGCGCTCGTGCACCTCACCGTGACGGACACCGGCGAGGGCATCTCCCCGGACTTCCTGCCGCATGTCTTCGAGCGCTTCCGTCAGGCCGATGGCAGCACCACGCGCAGGTTCGGCGGGCTCGGACTGGGCCTGTCCATCGTGCGCCACCTGGTGGAGATGCATGGGGGCACGGTGGCCGTCGCCAGCGACGGCGTGGGCCGGGGGGCCATCTTCACGGTGGACCTGCCCGAGGCCTCGCCCGCGCGCCGGGCGAACACCCCGCTCCCCGGCGAGGCGCGGAGGGAGGGGGCGCGCGCCTCCGAGGCCTGCCCTCCCGAGCTCATCGGCCTGCACGTGCTCGTGATGGAGGAGGACACGGACATCCGGGAGTTGCTGCGCACGTGGCTGGAGTCCTGCCAGGCGCGCGTGTCGGCGGCCGCCTCCGCCCGCGAGGCCCTGGAGGCGCTCGCGCGCCTGTCCCCCGACGTCCTCCTGTCCGACCTCGGTGGGCCGGGAGGGGAGGGCGAGGCCCTCATCCGCTGGGTGCGGGCCCTGCCCGTGGAAGCCGGAGGCGGCATTCCCGCGGCGGCCCTCACCGCCTTCGCTCGCACGGAGGACCGCACGCGGGTGCTGCGCGCCGGCTTCAACAGCCACGTGCCCAAGCCCGTGGATCCGCTCGAGTTGTTCGCCGTCCTGGCCTCGCTCTCCGGACGGGGGGGCCGGGGCGGCGCGCGGTGA
- a CDS encoding sterol desaturase family protein, with protein sequence MKTEYERHASARMFENDFLEAASKIHPATPFVFYIPLITGLLAWALWSETTHVKQVVLFAPLGYLTWCFMEYTLHRHLFHWEGNGPLTRRFHAIIHGYHHTYPDDPQRLVMPLGASIPLAIVIAGLLWLVGRPDATIPYFVGIVAGYLVYDYLHWAVHYKKPWTAWGKALRAHHMAHHFACPDKNYGISHRWIDALVGSLRVREAARPSVSSSTAE encoded by the coding sequence ATGAAGACCGAGTACGAGCGCCACGCCTCCGCACGGATGTTCGAGAACGACTTCCTCGAAGCCGCTTCGAAGATCCACCCCGCCACCCCCTTCGTCTTCTACATCCCGCTCATCACGGGCCTGTTGGCCTGGGCGCTGTGGAGCGAGACGACCCACGTGAAACAGGTCGTCCTGTTCGCGCCCCTGGGCTATCTCACGTGGTGCTTCATGGAGTACACGCTGCACCGCCACCTCTTCCACTGGGAGGGCAACGGTCCGCTCACCCGGCGCTTCCACGCCATCATCCATGGCTACCACCACACGTACCCGGATGATCCGCAGCGGCTGGTGATGCCGCTGGGCGCGAGCATCCCGCTGGCCATCGTGATCGCCGGGCTGCTGTGGCTGGTGGGCCGGCCGGACGCCACCATCCCCTACTTCGTCGGCATCGTCGCGGGCTACCTCGTGTACGACTACCTGCACTGGGCGGTGCACTACAAGAAGCCGTGGACGGCCTGGGGCAAGGCGCTGCGGGCGCACCACATGGCGCACCACTTCGCCTGCCCGGACAAGAACTACGGCATCAGCCACCGGTGGATCGACGCGCTGGTGGGCTCGCTGCGCGTGCGCGAGGCCGCCAGGCCCAGCGTCTCCTCCAGCACGGCGGAGTAG
- a CDS encoding URC4/urg3 family protein has product MPEAPAAAVSYLLGPRAIRERCRALLELGLEGRLEHFRVDMARLPAVADYVLEVTREAYPTLDIPVHSRWGHFDVGGIRRNAELEARLAPLPPAGRARAKLDLVVTSVLLDAGSGPTWKYQEPGGGTYARSEGLAVASFRMFLAGAFSSDPSQPLRADAEGLRGLSLESLAEGFQVTEDNPLAGLEGRLELLHGLGRVLPRPGTLFDLLAAHGRRVVTAAQVLGQVLQSLGPIWPGRITLDGMNLGDVWPHSALGALDHSDSLVPFHKLSQWLTYSLLEPLEEGGLQVTGLEELTGLPEYRNGGLLVDGGVLVPRDERLFTDAYKPGSEPIVEWRALTVALLDEVGQHVRERLGMTAEQLPLAKVLQGGTWSAGRKLAAQKRPGGPPPIRIESDGTVF; this is encoded by the coding sequence ATGCCTGAAGCGCCCGCGGCCGCCGTCTCGTATCTGCTCGGCCCGCGCGCCATCCGCGAGCGGTGCCGGGCCCTGCTGGAGCTGGGGCTCGAGGGCCGGCTCGAGCACTTCCGCGTGGACATGGCGCGGCTGCCCGCCGTGGCGGACTACGTGCTGGAGGTGACACGCGAGGCCTATCCCACGCTCGACATCCCGGTGCACAGCCGCTGGGGCCACTTCGACGTGGGCGGCATCCGGCGCAACGCGGAGCTGGAGGCGCGGCTGGCCCCGCTGCCGCCCGCCGGGCGTGCCCGGGCGAAGTTGGACCTGGTGGTCACCAGCGTGCTGCTGGACGCGGGCAGCGGGCCCACGTGGAAGTACCAGGAGCCCGGCGGTGGCACCTACGCGCGCTCCGAGGGGCTGGCCGTGGCCAGCTTCCGCATGTTCCTCGCGGGCGCGTTCTCCTCGGATCCCTCCCAGCCCCTGCGCGCGGACGCCGAGGGCTTGCGCGGCCTGAGCCTCGAGTCGCTCGCGGAGGGCTTCCAGGTGACGGAGGACAATCCGCTCGCGGGCCTGGAGGGCCGGCTGGAACTGCTGCACGGCCTGGGCCGGGTGCTGCCGAGGCCCGGGACGCTCTTCGATCTGCTCGCGGCCCATGGCCGGCGGGTGGTGACGGCCGCGCAGGTGCTGGGGCAGGTGCTCCAGTCGCTGGGTCCCATCTGGCCGGGCCGGATTACCCTGGATGGGATGAACCTGGGCGACGTGTGGCCGCACTCGGCGCTGGGTGCCCTGGATCATTCCGACTCCCTGGTGCCCTTCCACAAGCTGTCGCAGTGGCTCACCTACTCGTTGCTGGAGCCGCTGGAGGAAGGGGGCCTCCAGGTGACGGGACTGGAGGAGCTCACCGGACTGCCCGAATACCGCAACGGCGGGCTGCTGGTGGACGGGGGCGTGCTGGTGCCCCGGGACGAGCGGCTGTTCACGGACGCGTACAAGCCGGGCTCGGAGCCCATCGTGGAGTGGCGGGCGCTGACGGTGGCGCTGCTGGACGAGGTGGGCCAGCACGTGCGCGAGCGGCTCGGGATGACGGCCGAGCAGCTCCCGCTGGCCAAGGTGCTCCAGGGCGGCACATGGAGCGCGGGGCGGAAGCTGGCCGCCCAGAAACGCCCGGGTGGCCCGCCGCCCATCCGCATCGAGAGCGACGGAACGGTGTTCTGA
- the mmsA gene encoding CoA-acylating methylmalonate-semialdehyde dehydrogenase, which produces MSFVQLPESPISCRNLVGGEWLVPRDVPLAEVISPYTGGVIGRVPMTSEAGVAQAVEAARAAVPGWRATPLRERTTLMARFRSLLESQLDRLSHLAASEAGKTVAEARAGLLKGLEVCDFALSLQNLDAGGAMEVSRGITCEFRREPLGVVAGITPFNFPAMVPMWMIPIALTVGNCFILKPSEKVPLTACALGELLVEAGLPRGVFSVVHGGREAVEALVAHPDVRAVGFVGSSAVARRVYAEGSARGKRVLALGGAKNHLIVAPDADEALTSQAVVDSFTGCAGQRCMAASVMLAVGNVEHILERVRERASRLECGPGMGAIIDRASLTRLETAIATAEKAGARVVLDGRGKRPAGEPWAGGHWLGPTLLDGVRPDMEAAQRELFGPVLSIVRVPTLSAALEVENASPYGNAASIFTTNGAVAQAVVEGARVGMVGVNVGVPVPREPFSFGGTGESKFGHGDITGVASLGFWTDLKKVTRKWSTRTDGSWMS; this is translated from the coding sequence GTGTCCTTCGTCCAGTTGCCCGAGAGCCCCATTTCCTGCCGCAACCTCGTGGGGGGCGAATGGCTCGTTCCGCGAGACGTCCCGCTCGCCGAGGTGATCAGTCCCTATACCGGAGGCGTCATCGGCCGGGTGCCGATGACATCCGAGGCGGGCGTGGCCCAGGCGGTGGAGGCGGCGCGGGCGGCGGTGCCTGGCTGGCGCGCCACGCCCCTGCGCGAGCGCACCACGCTCATGGCGCGCTTCCGCTCGCTGCTCGAGTCCCAGTTGGATCGCCTGTCCCACCTGGCCGCGAGCGAGGCGGGCAAGACGGTGGCCGAGGCGCGCGCGGGCCTGCTCAAGGGCCTGGAGGTGTGTGACTTCGCGCTGTCGTTGCAGAACCTGGACGCCGGGGGCGCCATGGAGGTGAGCCGCGGCATCACCTGCGAGTTCCGCCGGGAGCCGCTGGGCGTGGTGGCGGGCATCACCCCGTTCAACTTCCCCGCCATGGTGCCGATGTGGATGATTCCCATCGCGCTCACGGTGGGCAACTGCTTCATCCTCAAGCCCTCGGAGAAGGTGCCGCTCACGGCGTGCGCGCTCGGGGAGCTGCTGGTGGAGGCGGGCCTGCCGCGCGGCGTGTTCTCCGTGGTGCACGGCGGGCGCGAGGCGGTGGAGGCCCTGGTGGCCCACCCGGACGTGCGCGCGGTGGGCTTCGTGGGCTCGTCCGCGGTGGCGCGGCGCGTGTACGCGGAGGGCAGCGCGCGGGGCAAGCGCGTGCTGGCGCTCGGCGGCGCGAAGAACCACCTCATCGTCGCGCCGGACGCGGACGAGGCCCTCACCTCACAGGCCGTGGTGGACTCCTTCACCGGGTGCGCGGGCCAGCGCTGCATGGCGGCCAGCGTGATGCTCGCGGTGGGCAACGTGGAGCACATCCTCGAGCGGGTGCGCGAGCGCGCCTCGCGGCTGGAGTGCGGCCCGGGCATGGGCGCCATCATCGACCGGGCGAGCCTCACGCGGCTGGAGACGGCCATCGCCACGGCGGAGAAGGCCGGCGCGCGGGTGGTGCTGGATGGGCGCGGCAAGCGTCCCGCGGGCGAGCCCTGGGCGGGCGGGCACTGGCTCGGGCCCACCCTCCTCGATGGCGTGCGCCCGGACATGGAGGCGGCGCAGCGCGAGCTGTTCGGCCCGGTGCTGTCCATCGTCCGCGTGCCCACCCTGTCCGCGGCGCTCGAGGTGGAGAACGCCTCGCCCTATGGCAACGCGGCCTCCATCTTCACCACCAACGGCGCGGTGGCGCAGGCGGTGGTGGAGGGCGCGCGCGTGGGCATGGTGGGCGTCAACGTGGGCGTGCCCGTGCCCCGCGAGCCCTTCTCCTTCGGCGGTACCGGCGAGTCCAAGTTCGGTCATGGCGACATCACGGGGGTCGCGAGCCTCGGTTTCTGGACGGATCTCAAGAAGGTCACCCGGAAGTGGAGCACCCGCACCGACGGCAGCTGGATGAGCTGA
- a CDS encoding cytochrome P450 — MSIAARQPYLPPESESLFDPTPPCRALDEEPVYWSEASRGWIIRRHEDVLGCLRDARLRASEEMLLDARLRELSPELAEALRETFAAHPWEGREAVPLRRQAAPGFMPQVLDAWRPAIRGLVKRLVRRGGQDWMDAVRAVCVPLPALVLAEVFALPERDREPFLAWAWQLADFHSPAADADRGSLARAALGATRGFLAWLSPLLEERLRAPGADLLSRMLQVEQPGARTPVQRVSTLALFLVSGLGFVTDQLGNVLHEVLARPELWRTLRVDRSRIRPAVEEALRFQPARPVLYRTVGETLTLRGRTLHPGEVVLLDVAAANRDPRVFTTPERFELHRDAARQKHVTFGFGLHHRLDAGLIRHQLECLLEVLLEEFPGLRLDEERLPRLKRHGPRVRGFETLPARW; from the coding sequence ATGTCGATTGCGGCCCGTCAGCCCTACCTGCCGCCCGAGAGCGAGAGCCTGTTCGATCCGACGCCGCCGTGCCGGGCGCTGGACGAGGAGCCGGTGTACTGGTCGGAGGCCTCGCGGGGCTGGATCATCCGCCGGCACGAGGACGTGCTGGGTTGCCTGCGCGACGCGCGGCTGAGGGCCTCGGAGGAGATGCTGCTCGACGCGCGGCTGCGGGAGCTGAGCCCCGAGCTGGCCGAGGCCTTGCGCGAGACGTTCGCCGCGCATCCGTGGGAGGGACGTGAGGCCGTGCCGCTGCGCCGTCAGGCCGCTCCGGGCTTCATGCCCCAGGTGCTCGATGCCTGGCGTCCGGCCATCCGAGGCCTCGTGAAGCGGCTGGTGCGGCGGGGCGGGCAGGACTGGATGGACGCGGTGCGGGCGGTGTGCGTGCCCCTGCCCGCGCTCGTCCTCGCCGAGGTGTTCGCCCTTCCCGAGCGGGATCGGGAGCCCTTCCTCGCCTGGGCCTGGCAGCTCGCGGACTTCCATTCACCCGCCGCGGACGCGGATCGGGGCTCCCTGGCGCGGGCGGCCCTGGGGGCGACGCGTGGCTTCCTCGCCTGGCTGTCCCCCTTGCTCGAGGAGCGGCTCCGGGCGCCCGGCGCGGATCTGCTCAGCCGGATGCTCCAGGTCGAGCAGCCGGGAGCGCGCACCCCGGTGCAGCGGGTGTCCACGCTCGCCCTGTTCCTCGTCTCCGGGCTCGGGTTCGTGACGGATCAGCTCGGCAACGTGCTGCACGAGGTGCTCGCGCGTCCGGAGCTCTGGCGCACGCTCCGGGTGGATCGCTCGAGGATCCGTCCGGCCGTGGAGGAGGCGCTGCGCTTCCAGCCCGCGCGGCCCGTGCTGTACCGCACCGTCGGGGAGACCCTCACGCTGCGCGGGCGCACCCTGCACCCGGGCGAGGTGGTGCTCCTGGACGTGGCCGCCGCCAACCGGGATCCCCGGGTCTTCACCACGCCGGAGCGCTTCGAGCTCCACCGGGACGCCGCCCGGCAGAAACACGTGACGTTTGGTTTCGGGCTGCACCACCGGCTGGACGCGGGGCTCATCCGTCACCAACTGGAGTGCCTCCTCGAGGTGCTGCTGGAGGAGTTCCCCGGCCTGCGCCTGGACGAGGAGCGTCTGCCCCGGCTCAAGCGCCACGGTCCGCGGGTGCGCGGCTTCGAGACGCTGCCCGCGCGGTGGTGA
- the upp gene encoding uracil phosphoribosyltransferase yields MKYSDNCTVVDHPLVKHKLTLMRRKDTSTASFRALLQEISLLLAYEATRDLKLTEELIETPMAQMNAPVLEGKKLVLVAILRAGQGILDGMLQLVPSARIGHIGLYRDPKTLSAVEYYYKVPNQLADRDVIVCDPMLATGNSAVAALTRIKRSKPGSLRFMCLLACPEGLANLREHHPDVHVITAAVDEKLNEHGYIVPGLGDAGDRLFGTR; encoded by the coding sequence ATGAAATACTCGGACAACTGCACCGTGGTGGATCACCCACTGGTGAAGCACAAGCTGACGCTGATGCGCCGCAAGGACACGAGCACGGCGTCCTTCCGTGCGCTCCTCCAGGAAATCTCCCTGCTGCTCGCCTACGAGGCGACGAGGGATTTGAAGCTGACGGAGGAGCTCATCGAGACGCCGATGGCGCAGATGAACGCGCCGGTGCTCGAGGGCAAGAAGCTGGTGCTGGTGGCCATCCTGCGCGCGGGCCAGGGCATCCTGGACGGCATGCTGCAACTGGTGCCGAGCGCCCGCATCGGGCACATCGGCCTGTACCGCGACCCGAAGACGCTCTCGGCGGTGGAGTACTACTACAAGGTGCCCAACCAGCTCGCGGACCGCGACGTCATCGTGTGCGATCCGATGCTCGCCACGGGCAACTCGGCGGTGGCGGCGCTCACCCGCATCAAGCGCAGCAAGCCGGGCAGTCTGCGCTTCATGTGTCTGTTGGCCTGCCCCGAGGGCCTGGCCAACCTGCGCGAGCACCACCCGGACGTGCACGTCATCACCGCCGCGGTGGACGAGAAGCTCAACGAGCACGGCTACATCGTGCCGGGCCTGGGCGACGCGGGCGACCGGCTCTTCGGCACCCGCTAG